The Raphanus sativus cultivar WK10039 unplaced genomic scaffold, ASM80110v3 Scaffold1185, whole genome shotgun sequence genome window below encodes:
- the LOC108825918 gene encoding uncharacterized protein LOC108825918 isoform X2 → MERSSKCVVCYSSFRASICVACVNRSLNECKTVLDSLKSRREVSYSRLRGLLVTKERAIVQQCWMDLHSEKLAKLRDKLELQVEKLQKSKSTFRRLSSNLKERFGIIESTNVALEKSRVRQLENHYSDTIGNHYLVYIELTSERLYKQALVMKQICNLFPLSKVTVEGNNKYGSGGQYDQICNAILPQGLNPLSVPPKELAASLGYMVQLLNLVVHKLAVPALHNFGFGGSCSRIWQRDSYWNSHPSSPSDEYPLFVPSHDYFSIEGKSSWTGRDTTNFGVTSLKSDGSVEEDYHDLDVVNLSSASPQSVETFRNVQRGIAHIKQNVAHLTVYGYSSLSMEVPSGALTFETFAKLLNTLSSIKEVQSALSLGFSK, encoded by the exons ATGGAGAGATCTAGTAAATGCGTTGTTTGCTACTCTTCGTTTCGTGCTTCGATCTGCGTAGCTTGCGTCAACCGCAGTTTAAACGAGTGCAAAACTGTGCTAGACTCGTTGAAGAGCCGTCGAGAGGTTTCATACTCGAGATTGCGTGGCTTGCTTGTCACTAag GAGAGAGCGATTGTTCAGCAGTGTTGGATGGATCTTCACAGCGAGAAGCTTGCTAAGCTGCGGGACAAGCTCGAGTTACAAGTGGAGAAGTTACAGAAAA GCAAAAGCACGTTTCGGAGACTCTCTAGCAATCTTAAAGAGAGATTTGGCATTATTGAATCGACTAATGTTGCT TTGGAGAAGAGCCGTGTTCGACAATTGGAGAACCACTATTCAGATACTATTGGCAATCACTACTTAGTATAT ATCGAGCTTACTTCAGAACGCCTTTATAAACAGGCTTTGGTTATGAAACAGATATGCAATTTATTCCCTCTTTCCAAG GTGACGGTAGAGGGAAATAACAAATATGGGAGTGGTGGACAGTATGATCAAATCTGCAATGCTATCCTACCACAAGGTCTCAATCCACTCTCTGTTCCGCCAAAAGAGCTGGCAGCCTCTTTAGG GTACATGGTGCAGCTTCTGAATCTTGTTGTCCATAAGCTCGCAGTGCCTGCACTTCATAACTTTGGTTTTGGG gGTTCTTGTTCAAGAATATGGCAACGAGATTCGTATTGGAACTCCCATCCATCTTCTCCAAG CGATGAGTATCCCCTCTTTGTACCATCCCATGATTACTTCTCAATTGAAGGAAAAAGTTCCTGGACGGGTAGAGACACAACCAATTTTGGTGTCACTTCCCTGAAATCAGATGGAAGTGTAGAAGAAGATTACCATGACCTCGACGTCGTCAACCTTTCCTCCGCCTCTCCTCAATCTGTTGAAACGTTTAGGAATGTGCAGAGAGGGATCGCGCATATCAAGCAAAACGTGGCTCACCTAACTGTGTACGGATACAGTTCCCTGTCTATGGAAGTTCCTTCTGGAGCCTTGACTTTTGAAACATTCGCAAAGTTGCTGAACACGCTGTCTTCAATCAAGGAAGTTCAATCCGCTCTTTCTCTTGGTTTTTCAAAGTAA
- the LOC108825918 gene encoding uncharacterized protein LOC108825918 isoform X1, translating into MDLHSEKLAKLRDKLELQVEKLQKSKSTFRRLSSNLKERFGIIESTNVALEKSRVRQLENHYSDTIGNHYLVYIELTSERLYKQALVMKQICNLFPLSKVTVEGNNKYGSGGQYDQICNAILPQGLNPLSVPPKELAASLGYMVQLLNLVVHKLAVPALHNFGFGGSCSRIWQRDSYWNSHPSSPSDEYPLFVPSHDYFSIEGKSSWTGRDTTNFGVTSLKSDGSVEEDYHDLDVVNLSSASPQSVETFRNVQRGIAHIKQNVAHLTVYGYSSLSMEVPSGALTFETFAKLLNTLSSIKEVQSALSLGFSNSNKQRHEPNKSVWNLNSSSSSTMLNSSHIQPTSWNNKSYYNVPNRDPSSIDEWNLVEYPHFSHQALKFNFPNKY; encoded by the exons ATGGATCTTCACAGCGAGAAGCTTGCTAAGCTGCGGGACAAGCTCGAGTTACAAGTGGAGAAGTTACAGAAAA GCAAAAGCACGTTTCGGAGACTCTCTAGCAATCTTAAAGAGAGATTTGGCATTATTGAATCGACTAATGTTGCT TTGGAGAAGAGCCGTGTTCGACAATTGGAGAACCACTATTCAGATACTATTGGCAATCACTACTTAGTATAT ATCGAGCTTACTTCAGAACGCCTTTATAAACAGGCTTTGGTTATGAAACAGATATGCAATTTATTCCCTCTTTCCAAG GTGACGGTAGAGGGAAATAACAAATATGGGAGTGGTGGACAGTATGATCAAATCTGCAATGCTATCCTACCACAAGGTCTCAATCCACTCTCTGTTCCGCCAAAAGAGCTGGCAGCCTCTTTAGG GTACATGGTGCAGCTTCTGAATCTTGTTGTCCATAAGCTCGCAGTGCCTGCACTTCATAACTTTGGTTTTGGG gGTTCTTGTTCAAGAATATGGCAACGAGATTCGTATTGGAACTCCCATCCATCTTCTCCAAG CGATGAGTATCCCCTCTTTGTACCATCCCATGATTACTTCTCAATTGAAGGAAAAAGTTCCTGGACGGGTAGAGACACAACCAATTTTGGTGTCACTTCCCTGAAATCAGATGGAAGTGTAGAAGAAGATTACCATGACCTCGACGTCGTCAACCTTTCCTCCGCCTCTCCTCAATCTGTTGAAACGTTTAGGAATGTGCAGAGAGGGATCGCGCATATCAAGCAAAACGTGGCTCACCTAACTGTGTACGGATACAGTTCCCTGTCTATGGAAGTTCCTTCTGGAGCCTTGACTTTTGAAACATTCGCAAAGTTGCTGAACACGCTGTCTTCAATCAAGGAAGTTCAATCCGCTCTTTCTCTTGGTTTTTCAAA TTCCAACAAACAAAGACACGAGCCGAACAAATCAGTGTGGAATCTGAACTCCTCAAGCTCCAGCACCATGCTGAACAGCTCTCATATTCAGCCAACGTCG TGGAACAACAAAAGCTATTATAATGTTCCAAATCGAGATCCCAGCTCTATTGACGAGTGGAATTTGGTTGAGTATCCTCACTTTTCACATCAAGCTTTAAAGTTCAATTTTCCCAACAAGTATTGA